One Silene latifolia isolate original U9 population chromosome 4, ASM4854445v1, whole genome shotgun sequence DNA segment encodes these proteins:
- the LOC141653631 gene encoding putative GABA transporter 2 — protein sequence MPPESPLSPNIYHDRKSPNPVPQNDDAGAQFVLQSKGEWWHAGYHLTTAIVGPTLLTLPYVFRGLGWGLGFFCLTAMGLVTFYAYYLMSLVLDHCEKQGRRHIRFRELAADVLGSGWMFYFVITIQTAINTGIGIGAILLGGQCIQLMYSSLSPNGSLVLYQFIAMVTVVMIILAQIPSFHALRHINLGSLILCLGYSFLVVGACINAGISKNAPKRHYSLESADATRVFNAFTSISIIAAIFGNGILPEIQATLAPPATGKMLKALSLCYTVIFVTFYAVAVSGYYVFGNKSASNIFKSLLPDNGPALAPDWLLGLAVIFVLLQLLAIGLVYSQVAFEVMEKKSADTKQGMFSKRNLIPRLILRSLYMILCGFFAAMLPFFGDISSVVGAIGFIPLDFILPMLLYNMTFKPSKSSSIYWINVSIMVVFTGVGLLGAFASVRKLVLDANQFKLFSNNVVD from the exons ATGCCTCCTGAAAGTCCTCTTTCTCCAAACATATACCATGACCGAAAATCTCCTAACCCCGTCCCTCAAAACGACGACGCCGGTGCTCAATTCGTCCTCCAATCCAAAG GGGAGTGGTGGCATGCGGGATACCACCTGACAACGGCGATAGTGGGACCCACATTATTAACGTTGCCGTATGTTTTCCGGGGGCTAGGGTGGGGCCTAGGCTTCTTCTGCTTGACTGCAATGGGGTTGGTGACGTTCTATGCTTACTATCTGATGTCACTTGTTCTTGATCACTGTGAGAAGCAAGGTCGTCGCCATATTCGCTTCCGGGAACTTGCCGCTGATGTCTTAG GTTCTGGCTGGATGTTCTATTTTGTAATAACCATTCAAACTGCTATTAACACTGGAATTGGGATCGGGGCTATCCTGCTCGGTGGACAATGCATTCAG CTCATGTACTCGAGCCTTTCACCAAATGGTTCACTGGTATTGTACCAATTCATAGCGATGGTGACAGTGGTGATGATAATACTCGCTCAGATTCCAAGCTTCCACGCTCTAAGGCATATCAACTTGGGTTCACTGATTCTGTGTTTGGGCTACAGCTTCTTAGTGGTTGGTGCATGTATTAATGCAG GTATATCTAAAAATGCACCAAAAAGACATTATTCTTTGGAATCTGCAGATGCTACAAGGGTGTTTAATGCATTCACTTCCATCTCAATAATAGCTGCTATATTTGGGAACGGCATACTGCCGGAAATTCAA GCGACTTTGGCACCACCAGCAACAGGGAAGATGTTAAAAGCCCTTTCACTGTGCTACACTGTTATTTTTGTAACTTTCTACGCGGTTGCTGTCTCGGGGTATTACGTCTTTGGAAACAAGTCTGCATCTAACATATTCAAGAGCCTGCTTCCAGACAACGGTCCGGCTTTGGCTCCTGATTGGCTATTAGGACTTGCTGTCATCTTCGTTCTTCTCCAGCTCCTAGCCATTGGCTTG GTATACTCTCAAGTAGCATTTGAAGTGATGGAGAAGAAATCAGCAGATACAAAGCAAGGCATGTTTTCAAAGAGAAACCTTATCCCACGATTAATCCTTCGGTCACTCTACATGATACTTTGTGGGTTCTTCGCAGCAATGCTTCCATTTTTCGGGGACATCAGCAGTGTCGTTGGAGCCATAGGTTTCATTCCTTTAGACTTCATACTCCCAATGCTTCTCTATAACATGACTTTTAAACCTTCTAAATCGTCGTCCATATATTGGATCAATGTCTCGATAATGGTCGTATTCACTGGCGTTGGTTTGCTTGGAGCATTCGCTTCTGTGCGAAAATTGGTTCTTGATGCCAACCAGTTCAAGCTCTTTAGCAACAACGTTGTTGATTGA